One segment of Radiobacillus kanasensis DNA contains the following:
- the ccsB gene encoding c-type cytochrome biogenesis protein CcsB: MGDLASISSNLLYAAFVLYLIATFFFAGTIKDKRADGTKNTAGKIAITLTVIGFIAQIGYFITRWIASQHAPVSNLFEFTTFFGMMLVFAFIIIYFIYRVNILGLFALPVAILIIAYASMFPTEISPLVPSLKSHWLYIHVTTAALGEAILAVSFAAGLIYLISQIDQTKRSAKTTWLEIILYSIFSVIGFVLIVSIYSGLGYQAEYEFDVDGEPITTTYELPSIVGPHDSELLTTDVASPLFEAPTWMKGEDAARKFNTLLWSMITGAVLYLLARLIARKRVGAVIQPLLKKVNPDLIDEISYRSVAIGFPVFTLGALIFAMIWAQQAWDRFWGWDPKEVWALITWFFYAAFLHLRLSRGWHGERSAWLAVGGFAIIMFNLIAVNLILAGLHSYA; the protein is encoded by the coding sequence ATGGGAGATCTCGCATCAATCAGTAGTAATTTATTGTATGCTGCATTCGTTTTATATTTAATTGCAACATTTTTTTTCGCTGGTACGATCAAGGATAAACGGGCAGATGGAACGAAAAATACTGCAGGGAAAATAGCAATTACGTTAACAGTCATCGGGTTTATTGCCCAAATTGGCTACTTTATAACAAGGTGGATTGCTAGTCAACATGCACCGGTCAGTAACTTGTTCGAGTTCACAACTTTCTTTGGCATGATGCTCGTATTTGCGTTCATTATTATCTATTTTATATATCGAGTAAATATTCTCGGACTATTTGCGCTTCCTGTGGCAATATTAATTATCGCTTATGCGAGTATGTTTCCAACTGAAATTTCTCCTTTAGTACCGTCATTAAAAAGTCACTGGCTTTATATTCACGTAACAACAGCCGCTTTAGGGGAAGCAATTTTAGCAGTTAGCTTTGCAGCTGGTCTTATTTATCTGATTAGCCAAATAGACCAAACAAAACGATCTGCCAAAACAACATGGTTGGAAATTATTTTGTATTCCATTTTTTCTGTTATTGGTTTCGTTTTAATTGTTTCTATCTATAGTGGGTTAGGATATCAAGCAGAATACGAGTTTGATGTAGATGGAGAACCGATCACGACCACTTATGAACTTCCCTCCATTGTTGGTCCGCATGACAGCGAACTACTGACAACGGATGTGGCTTCTCCATTGTTTGAGGCACCAACCTGGATGAAAGGCGAAGACGCCGCACGTAAATTTAATACATTGTTATGGTCTATGATAACTGGAGCGGTTTTATACCTACTCGCAAGATTAATTGCTAGAAAAAGAGTGGGAGCTGTTATTCAACCGTTATTGAAAAAGGTTAATCCAGATCTAATTGATGAAATATCTTATCGTTCCGTAGCGATTGGATTCCCAGTGTTTACGCTCGGTGCGCTTATCTTTGCTATGATTTGGGCACAACAAGCCTGGGATCGCTTTTGGGGCTGGGATCCAAAAGAAGTATGGGCATTAATTACATGGTTCTTTTATGCCGCATTTTTACACTTAAGACTTTCACGAGGATGGCATGGAGAGCGTTCCGCATGGC